In the genome of Sphingomonas naphthae, one region contains:
- a CDS encoding 3-hydroxybutyrate dehydrogenase has translation MFLTGKTALITGSTSGIGLAYAKALAAEGAHIVINGFGDADAIETERKGLEATSGARALYSGHDLTKVDQIEAMMAEAATAFGGVDILINNAGVQHVAPVDEFPVDKWDLIIALNLTSAFHTTRLALPHMKEKKWGRLIQTASAHSLVASPFKSAYVTAKHGLAGFTKTVALETATFGITANCISPGYVWTPLVEKQIPDTMKARNMTKEQVMNDVLLAGQPTKQFVTAEQVAAMALFLCRDEAAQMTGANLSVDGGWTAQ, from the coding sequence ATGTTCCTGACCGGCAAGACCGCGCTCATCACCGGCTCCACCTCGGGCATCGGCCTGGCCTATGCCAAGGCGCTCGCCGCCGAGGGCGCCCATATCGTCATCAACGGCTTCGGCGACGCCGACGCGATCGAGACCGAGCGCAAGGGGCTGGAGGCGACCAGCGGCGCCAGGGCGCTCTATTCGGGCCACGATCTCACCAAGGTCGACCAGATCGAGGCGATGATGGCGGAGGCCGCCACGGCGTTCGGCGGGGTCGATATCCTCATCAACAATGCCGGCGTCCAGCATGTCGCCCCGGTCGATGAATTTCCGGTCGACAAATGGGATCTCATCATCGCGCTGAACCTGACGAGCGCCTTCCACACCACCCGCCTCGCTCTGCCGCACATGAAGGAGAAGAAGTGGGGCCGGCTGATCCAGACCGCCTCGGCCCACTCGCTCGTCGCCTCGCCGTTCAAGTCGGCCTATGTCACAGCCAAGCACGGTCTGGCGGGCTTCACCAAGACCGTGGCGCTGGAGACGGCGACCTTCGGCATCACCGCCAATTGCATCTCCCCCGGATATGTGTGGACGCCGCTCGTGGAAAAGCAGATCCCCGATACGATGAAGGCGCGCAACATGACCAAGGAGCAGGTGATGAACGACGTGCTGCTGGCCGGCCAGCCGACCAAGCAGTTCGTCACCGCCGAGCAGGTCGCGGCGATGGCGCTGTTCCTCTGCCGGGACGAGGCGGCGCAGATGACCGGCGCCAACCTTTCGGTCGACGGGGGCTGGACCGCTCAGTGA
- a CDS encoding DUF4893 domain-containing protein, translating into MAIGAALLGGCGGGGGGDRPASAADRAPERNRDEAASASDWRSIASDNDRRRLRNWRQAWEEVLATLGTDPRVAREGALLSPDVAMTGVLPPVGDYRCRVIKLGSQARGGLDYVAYPSFNCRIGRTGGVALSLLKLTGSQRPVGLLYPDSDQRLIFLGTMVLGDETRAQNYGRDPERDMAGLVERIGPQRWRLVLPYPRWESKLDVMELVPTDG; encoded by the coding sequence ATGGCGATCGGGGCCGCCCTTCTCGGCGGGTGTGGCGGGGGAGGGGGCGGCGACCGGCCGGCCTCGGCCGCCGACCGCGCGCCTGAACGCAACCGCGACGAGGCCGCCTCGGCAAGCGACTGGCGCTCGATCGCGAGTGACAATGATCGCCGCCGCCTGCGCAACTGGCGGCAGGCTTGGGAGGAGGTGCTGGCCACACTCGGCACCGATCCGCGCGTGGCCAGGGAAGGCGCCTTGCTCAGCCCGGACGTGGCGATGACCGGCGTGCTGCCGCCCGTGGGCGATTATCGCTGCCGGGTCATCAAGCTGGGCTCGCAGGCCAGAGGCGGGCTCGATTATGTCGCCTACCCCAGCTTCAATTGCCGCATCGGGCGAACCGGCGGCGTGGCGTTGTCGCTGCTGAAGCTGACGGGGTCGCAGCGGCCGGTGGGGCTGCTCTATCCCGACAGCGACCAGCGGCTGATCTTCCTCGGCACGATGGTGTTGGGCGACGAGACCCGCGCGCAGAATTACGGCCGCGATCCCGAACGCGACATGGCCGGGCTGGTCGAACGGATCGGCCCGCAGAGGTGGCGGCTGGTGTTGCCTTACCCGCGTTGGGAATCGAAGCTGGACGTAATGGAACTGGTGCCGACGGACGGGTGA
- a CDS encoding DUF882 domain-containing protein → MQDAGCSRRGLLGGMLGLTAATLLGGGKAFAALPERRIAFHNVHTNERFDARYYTTGIGYDSEGLAEINHALRDWRTGEQTRMDADLIDLLVAIRTKLELDPKKSFDVISGYRSPNTNAALRAKGGAHTGVATKSQHMLGKATDIYMPGVPLATLRQVAVNMQRGGVGFYPKDNFVHVDTARVRTW, encoded by the coding sequence ATGCAGGATGCGGGTTGCAGCCGTCGTGGGCTGCTGGGTGGGATGCTGGGCCTGACGGCGGCGACTCTTCTGGGCGGCGGCAAGGCGTTCGCGGCCCTGCCGGAACGGCGCATCGCCTTCCATAACGTCCACACCAACGAACGGTTCGACGCCCGCTATTACACCACCGGCATCGGCTATGACAGCGAGGGTCTGGCCGAGATCAACCACGCGCTGCGCGACTGGCGCACCGGCGAGCAGACCCGGATGGATGCAGACCTGATCGACCTGCTGGTCGCGATCCGCACCAAGCTGGAACTCGATCCGAAGAAGTCGTTCGACGTGATCTCGGGCTATCGCTCGCCCAACACCAACGCGGCGCTGCGCGCAAAAGGCGGCGCCCACACAGGCGTCGCCACCAAGAGCCAGCACATGCTGGGCAAGGCGACCGACATCTACATGCCGGGCGTCCCCCTCGCCACGCTCCGCCAGGTGGCGGTGAACATGCAGCGCGGCGGCGTCGGCTTCTACCCCAAGGACAATTTCGTCCACGTCGATACGGCCCGCGTCCGCACCTGGTAA
- a CDS encoding L,D-transpeptidase family protein: protein MGGATIAAQPQAASPEILSLQVQLDRLGFGPGVIDGKKGMSLAGALRGFQKANDLKVTGEPDPATIDAIKAKGAVPGVIEVTLTAAMLAGPFHAIPKKEGDQAKLPALGYANAMEKLGEMFHTTPAALIALNSPQTRVGVGAKIKVPNVLAAERNYDPELKPDWRQTLDMLNVSSAQPKAAKIVVDKSDGVLMVYDEGDKLIAQFPATMGSGHDPLPIGSWKINGASYNPTFHYNPKLFWDASSSDKKALLPPGPNGPVGVVWLDLSKEHYGIHGTPKPENIGRTESHGCIRLTNWDAARLAMMVKPGTPAIFQP, encoded by the coding sequence ATTGGCGGTGCAACGATCGCCGCGCAACCGCAGGCGGCGTCCCCCGAAATCCTGTCGTTACAGGTCCAGCTCGATCGATTGGGATTCGGGCCGGGCGTGATCGACGGCAAGAAAGGCATGTCGCTGGCGGGCGCGCTGCGCGGGTTCCAGAAGGCCAACGACCTGAAGGTGACGGGCGAACCCGATCCCGCCACGATCGACGCCATCAAGGCGAAAGGCGCGGTGCCGGGCGTGATCGAGGTGACGTTGACGGCGGCGATGTTGGCCGGCCCGTTCCACGCGATCCCCAAGAAGGAGGGCGATCAGGCCAAGCTGCCGGCGCTGGGCTATGCCAATGCGATGGAGAAACTGGGGGAGATGTTCCACACCACCCCCGCCGCGCTGATCGCGCTCAACAGCCCGCAGACGCGGGTCGGGGTGGGGGCCAAGATCAAGGTGCCCAACGTGCTGGCCGCCGAGCGCAATTACGATCCCGAACTGAAGCCCGACTGGCGCCAGACGCTCGACATGCTCAACGTCTCCTCCGCCCAGCCGAAGGCGGCGAAGATCGTCGTCGACAAGTCCGATGGCGTGCTGATGGTGTATGACGAGGGCGACAAGCTGATCGCGCAATTCCCGGCGACGATGGGATCGGGCCACGATCCGCTGCCGATCGGCAGCTGGAAGATCAACGGCGCGTCCTACAATCCCACCTTCCACTACAATCCCAAATTGTTCTGGGATGCCAGCTCCAGCGACAAGAAGGCGCTGCTGCCGCCCGGGCCGAACGGGCCGGTCGGTGTGGTGTGGCTCGATCTGTCGAAGGAGCATTATGGCATCCACGGCACGCCCAAGCCGGAGAATATCGGCCGCACCGAAAGCCATGGCTGCATCCGCCTGACCAATTGGGATGCGGCGCGGCTGGCGATGATGGTGAAGCCGGGCACGCCGGCGATCTTCCAGCCATGA
- a CDS encoding M23 family metallopeptidase codes for MNRLGFALILAFLVIGGGFWLLVDKGSAPAPAPIVAPAQTVPAAAAPGVARAGPSGLIVPVAGIAPAQLTDTFGDERGDGTRGHGAIDIMAPRGTPVLAAQAGTVEKLFESENGGHTIYLRSGDGATVTYYAHLDTYATGLAEGQRVTQGQQIGTVGSTGDASPDGPHLHFEVKLMAPGQKWYEGTGVNPYPLLVGK; via the coding sequence ATGAACCGCCTGGGCTTCGCGCTGATCCTCGCCTTCCTGGTGATCGGCGGGGGCTTCTGGCTGCTGGTGGACAAGGGGTCGGCGCCCGCGCCGGCCCCGATCGTGGCGCCGGCGCAAACGGTGCCGGCCGCCGCGGCGCCCGGGGTGGCGCGGGCGGGCCCGAGCGGGCTGATCGTGCCCGTCGCAGGCATCGCCCCCGCGCAACTCACCGACACGTTCGGCGACGAGCGCGGCGACGGCACGCGCGGGCATGGCGCGATCGACATCATGGCCCCGCGCGGCACGCCGGTGCTGGCGGCGCAGGCCGGCACGGTGGAGAAATTGTTCGAGAGCGAAAATGGCGGCCACACCATCTACCTCCGCTCGGGCGACGGCGCGACGGTCACCTATTACGCCCACCTCGACACCTATGCGACCGGCCTGGCCGAAGGGCAGAGGGTGACGCAGGGCCAGCAGATCGGCACCGTCGGCTCGACGGGCGATGCCTCGCCGGATGGGCCGCACCTCCATTTCGAGGTGAAGCTGATGGCGCCGGGGCAGAAATGGTATGAGGGGACGGGGGTTAACCCGTATCCGCTGCTGGTGGGAAAGTGA
- a CDS encoding inner membrane-spanning protein YciB: MSPAPTSATAPASTRTDPPPLVRLALDLGPLAIYFLAYTLTGKNIFAATAVFMAATAVAMIVSRLRFGHISPMQWFSSVMVLVLGGLTIWLKQDWFIKVKPTLYYLMVSGILWFGLATGRPTLKLALGSAYPGLDGRGWVLLSRNWALFFIVMAAANEAVWRTSTTDFWLGYKLWGAMPATFLFAIANVPMLMKHGLNAEKPADEVVVPPQG, encoded by the coding sequence ATGAGCCCCGCCCCCACGTCCGCCACCGCCCCCGCCAGCACGCGCACCGATCCGCCGCCGCTGGTCCGCCTCGCGCTCGATCTCGGGCCGCTCGCGATCTATTTTCTGGCCTATACGCTGACGGGCAAGAACATCTTCGCCGCGACCGCCGTGTTCATGGCCGCGACGGCGGTGGCGATGATCGTGTCGCGCCTCCGCTTCGGCCACATCTCACCGATGCAATGGTTCTCCAGCGTGATGGTGCTGGTGCTGGGCGGGCTGACGATCTGGCTGAAGCAGGATTGGTTCATCAAGGTGAAGCCGACCCTCTATTATCTGATGGTGTCGGGCATCCTCTGGTTCGGCCTCGCCACCGGCCGCCCCACGCTCAAGCTGGCGCTGGGCAGCGCCTATCCGGGGCTGGACGGGCGCGGCTGGGTGCTGCTGTCACGCAACTGGGCCTTGTTCTTCATCGTCATGGCCGCCGCCAATGAAGCGGTATGGCGGACCAGCACGACCGATTTCTGGCTGGGCTACAAGCTCTGGGGCGCTATGCCCGCCACCTTCCTGTTCGCCATCGCCAACGTGCCGATGCTGATGAAACACGGCCTCAACGCGGAGAAGCCGGCGGACGAGGTGGTGGTGCCGCCGCAGGGGTAA